A genomic region of Rhodanobacter sp. contains the following coding sequences:
- a CDS encoding nucleoside deaminase: MLLPMQIHLTLPPWINEVADGAHRYASDEERVGLAIALARRNIEHGEGGPFGAAVFDAEGRVVSVGVNRVVPQTCSVAHAEMMAYMSAQQRLASFRLNANGGRYTLASSAQPCCQCFGATVWAGIDELLIGARAEDVEELTEFDEGPLPADWIGELSRRGIDVRRDIRRDEARDVLAAYGARGTSY; the protein is encoded by the coding sequence ATGCTGTTGCCCATGCAGATCCACCTCACCCTGCCGCCATGGATCAACGAGGTGGCGGATGGCGCCCATCGCTACGCCAGCGACGAGGAACGCGTGGGCCTCGCCATCGCGCTGGCCCGCCGCAACATCGAGCACGGCGAAGGCGGCCCGTTCGGCGCCGCGGTGTTCGACGCCGAGGGGCGCGTGGTGTCGGTGGGCGTGAACCGCGTGGTGCCGCAGACCTGCTCGGTGGCACACGCGGAGATGATGGCCTACATGAGCGCGCAGCAGCGCCTCGCCAGCTTCCGCCTCAACGCCAACGGCGGCCGCTACACGCTGGCCAGCAGTGCGCAGCCCTGCTGCCAGTGCTTCGGCGCGACGGTGTGGGCCGGCATCGACGAACTGCTGATCGGCGCGCGCGCCGAGGACGTGGAGGAACTCACCGAATTCGACGAAGGGCCACTGCCCGCCGACTGGATCGGCGAACTCTCGCGCCGCGGCATCGACGTGCGCCGCGACATCCGCCGCGACGAAGCGCGCGACGTCCTCGCCGCCTACGGCGCCCGCGGCACATCGTATTGA
- a CDS encoding GNAT family N-acetyltransferase has translation MHPRVQTLPAFPPERVYATEMPESLRYAGYALRWATGNDGVFLRELYAWLRAEELAPVAWPESAKAAFLDSQFGLQHRHFVQHFADAEFLILECKGEPVGRLYVSREKEDWLVIDIGLMPAHRGKGVGSALLMQLLATAAQQGARSVALHVELRNVRAHALYRRLGFRDESREGFHQLMRWHASGGDVQLNIA, from the coding sequence ATGCATCCTCGCGTGCAGACACTTCCTGCGTTCCCACCCGAACGGGTTTATGCCACCGAGATGCCGGAATCGCTCCGGTACGCGGGCTATGCCTTGCGCTGGGCGACCGGAAACGACGGGGTTTTCCTGCGCGAGCTTTATGCATGGCTGCGCGCTGAAGAGCTGGCGCCCGTTGCATGGCCCGAGAGTGCGAAAGCCGCCTTCCTCGACAGCCAGTTCGGCTTGCAGCACCGCCACTTTGTGCAGCACTTCGCCGATGCCGAGTTCCTGATACTGGAATGCAAAGGCGAGCCGGTCGGCCGTCTCTACGTTTCGCGCGAAAAGGAAGACTGGCTGGTGATCGACATCGGCCTGATGCCTGCCCATCGCGGCAAAGGCGTCGGCAGCGCCCTCCTGATGCAATTGCTGGCTACAGCCGCACAACAGGGGGCACGCAGCGTCGCGTTGCATGTCGAGCTGCGCAATGTCCGTGCGCATGCGCTGTATCGAAGGCTTGGCTTCCGCGACGAATCCCGGGAAGGCTTCCATCAACTCATGCGATGGCATGCCTCAGGCGGCGATGTTCAATTGAATATCGCCTGA
- a CDS encoding LysR substrate-binding domain-containing protein — MNLRDLHYLVALAEQRHFGRAAEACYVSQPTLSTQIKKLEDELGVALVERTPRKVLLTEVGREIAARARGVLNEVEQIRGIARRTLDPESGTVRLGIFPTLGPYLLPHAVPLLRERFPRLELLLVEEKTEEVLHRLREGRLDAGIIALPVHDESLHAEFLFEEPFLLAVPQSHPLAKRTSLKLADLGEHSLLLLEDGHCLRDQALEVCQLAGAGEKSGFRATSLETLRQMVAAEVGITLLPTLAVKPPVAQAPNVRLIEFRGSHPPSRRIAMLWRKSSAMDGFLRQLADVLRELPKDLLDPHDVVAAVHPSTSA; from the coding sequence GTCAGCCAGCCCACCCTATCCACGCAGATCAAGAAGCTGGAGGACGAACTCGGCGTGGCGCTGGTGGAACGCACGCCGCGCAAGGTGCTGCTGACCGAGGTGGGCCGCGAAATCGCCGCGCGCGCGCGCGGCGTGCTCAACGAGGTGGAGCAGATCCGCGGCATCGCACGACGCACGCTGGACCCGGAATCCGGCACGGTGCGGCTGGGCATCTTCCCCACGCTCGGGCCCTACTTGCTGCCGCACGCGGTGCCGCTGCTGCGCGAGCGCTTCCCGCGGCTGGAGCTGCTGCTGGTCGAGGAGAAGACCGAGGAAGTGTTGCACCGGCTGCGCGAAGGCCGGCTCGACGCCGGCATCATCGCCCTGCCCGTGCACGACGAGAGCCTGCATGCCGAGTTCCTGTTCGAGGAACCCTTTCTGCTCGCCGTGCCGCAATCGCATCCGCTGGCGAAGCGCACCTCGCTCAAGCTGGCCGACCTCGGCGAACACAGCCTGCTGCTGCTGGAGGATGGCCACTGCCTGCGCGACCAGGCGCTGGAAGTCTGCCAGCTCGCCGGCGCGGGGGAGAAAAGCGGCTTCCGCGCCACCAGCCTCGAAACGCTGCGCCAGATGGTGGCGGCCGAGGTCGGCATTACCCTGCTGCCCACGCTCGCGGTGAAGCCGCCGGTAGCGCAGGCGCCGAACGTGCGGCTGATCGAGTTCCGCGGCAGCCACCCGCCCAGCCGGCGCATCGCGATGCTGTGGCGCAAGAGTTCGGCGATGGACGGGTTTCTCAGGCAACTCGCCGATGTGCTGCGCGAACTACCGAAGGATCTGCTCGATCCGCACGACGTGGTCGCGGCGGTCCACCCCAGCACTTCCGCATGA
- a CDS encoding glutamine--tRNA ligase/YqeY domain fusion protein produces the protein MSSPSSPAESTAITTADGPRDFIRQIVREDLASGKHAAIHTRFPPEPNGYLHIGHAKAICLSFGIAREFSGWCNLRLDDTNPGKEDPEFVQGIKDDVRWLGFEWHDLRHASDYFDVFYRAALKLIADGVAYVDDLSADEMREYRGTLTAPGRNSPYRERSVDENLDLFRRMRAGEFADGSRTLRAKIDMASGNINLRDPALYRIRKVTHQNTGDAWPIYPMYDFAHALSDAMEGITHSLCTLEFEDHRPLYDWCVDKVDLPNHPELWQSVVAAGLEAKPAKPRQIEFSRLNLSYCITSKRKLAQLVAEGFVDGWDDPRMNTLRGMRRRGFTPAGLRLLIERVGISKQNSVIDYAVLENCIREDLDTSAPRRLAVLDPLKLVIANLPEGHTETLTFANHPKDESFGTRAVPFARELWIEREDFAEVPPKGWKRLVPGGEVRLRGVGIVKCEEVLKDAAGNVAELRCTLDPESRAGLPGADRKVKGTIHWVSAPHAVAAELRVYDRLFNVAAPDAEDDGQPWTSHINPEAKRVVRGWIEPAAAQADAEQRYQFERLGYFVADRVEHRPDAPVFNRVVTLRDTWAK, from the coding sequence ATGTCCAGCCCGTCCAGCCCCGCCGAGTCCACCGCCATCACGACGGCCGACGGCCCGCGCGACTTCATCCGCCAGATCGTCCGCGAGGACCTGGCCTCGGGCAAGCACGCCGCCATCCACACCCGCTTCCCGCCGGAGCCGAACGGCTACCTGCACATCGGCCATGCCAAGGCGATCTGCCTGAGCTTCGGCATCGCACGCGAGTTCAGCGGCTGGTGCAACCTGCGGCTGGACGACACCAACCCCGGCAAGGAAGACCCGGAGTTCGTGCAGGGCATCAAGGACGACGTGCGCTGGCTGGGCTTCGAGTGGCACGACCTGCGCCACGCCTCGGACTACTTCGACGTGTTCTACCGCGCCGCGCTCAAGCTGATCGCGGACGGCGTGGCCTACGTGGACGACCTCAGCGCCGACGAGATGCGCGAGTACCGCGGCACGCTCACCGCACCGGGCCGCAATTCGCCGTACCGCGAGCGCAGCGTGGATGAAAACCTCGACCTGTTCCGGCGCATGCGCGCCGGCGAGTTCGCCGACGGCAGCCGCACGCTGCGCGCGAAGATCGACATGGCCTCGGGCAACATCAACCTGCGCGACCCGGCGCTGTACCGCATCCGCAAGGTCACCCACCAGAACACCGGCGACGCGTGGCCGATCTACCCGATGTACGACTTCGCGCATGCGTTGTCCGACGCGATGGAAGGCATCACCCATTCGCTGTGCACGCTGGAGTTCGAGGACCACCGCCCGCTGTACGACTGGTGCGTGGACAAGGTGGACCTGCCGAACCACCCCGAGCTGTGGCAGTCGGTGGTCGCCGCCGGGCTGGAGGCGAAGCCGGCCAAGCCGCGCCAGATCGAGTTCTCGCGCCTCAACCTCAGCTACTGCATCACCAGCAAGCGCAAGCTCGCCCAACTCGTCGCCGAGGGCTTCGTCGACGGCTGGGACGACCCGCGCATGAACACCCTGCGCGGCATGCGCCGCCGCGGCTTCACGCCGGCCGGCCTGCGCCTGCTGATCGAACGCGTGGGCATCTCCAAGCAGAACAGCGTGATCGACTACGCCGTCCTGGAGAACTGCATCCGCGAAGATCTCGACACCAGCGCGCCGCGTCGCCTCGCCGTGCTCGACCCGCTCAAGCTGGTCATCGCCAACCTGCCGGAAGGCCACACGGAAACGCTGACCTTCGCCAATCATCCCAAGGACGAAAGCTTCGGCACGCGTGCCGTGCCGTTCGCGCGCGAGCTGTGGATCGAGCGCGAGGACTTCGCCGAAGTGCCGCCCAAGGGCTGGAAACGCCTGGTGCCCGGCGGCGAAGTGCGCCTGCGCGGCGTGGGCATCGTGAAGTGCGAGGAGGTGCTGAAGGACGCCGCCGGCAACGTCGCCGAGCTGCGCTGCACGCTCGACCCCGAATCGCGCGCCGGCCTGCCGGGCGCCGACCGCAAGGTGAAAGGCACCATCCATTGGGTGAGCGCGCCGCACGCGGTGGCCGCCGAGCTGCGTGTGTACGACCGCCTGTTCAACGTGGCCGCACCGGACGCCGAGGACGACGGCCAGCCGTGGACCTCGCACATCAACCCCGAGGCCAAGCGCGTGGTGCGCGGCTGGATCGAGCCCGCCGCCGCGCAGGCCGACGCCGAGCAGCGCTACCAGTTCGAGCGGCTCGGCTATTTCGTGGCCGACCGCGTGGAGCACCGCCCCGACGCTCCGGTGTTCAATCGCGTGGTGACCCTGCGCGACACCTGGGCGAAGTGA
- a CDS encoding tail fiber protein — protein sequence MTTPYVGEIRLLGFPRIPTGWMACDGSLQSIANYQVLYTLLGTTYGGDGVTTFGLPDLRGQVPLHQGTGQGLTPRVLGQMGGSENVTLLSSQMPAHNHGFMATTNAASAVSPGTTVQPGSLPSDRLYLQDVTGTPAPTAMAANMIGQSGGNLPHNNIMPTLTLSFCIAWEGIFPSQS from the coding sequence ATGACGACACCCTACGTCGGCGAGATACGCCTGCTCGGATTTCCACGCATACCCACCGGCTGGATGGCCTGCGACGGCAGCCTGCAATCCATCGCCAATTACCAGGTGCTCTACACCTTGCTCGGCACCACCTACGGCGGCGACGGCGTCACCACGTTCGGGCTGCCGGATCTGCGCGGCCAGGTTCCTTTGCATCAGGGCACTGGCCAAGGGCTTACCCCACGCGTGCTCGGCCAAATGGGCGGCAGCGAAAACGTTACCCTGCTGAGCAGCCAGATGCCGGCGCACAATCACGGCTTCATGGCCACCACCAATGCGGCGAGCGCCGTTTCGCCTGGCACGACGGTACAACCCGGCAGCTTGCCCAGCGACCGTCTTTATCTGCAGGACGTTACCGGGACGCCTGCGCCCACCGCCATGGCCGCAAACATGATCGGACAGTCGGGCGGAAACCTGCCGCACAACAACATCATGCCTACGCTGACGCTGTCTTTCTGCATTGCCTGGGAAGGGATATTCCCTTCCCAGAGCTGA
- a CDS encoding adenine phosphoribosyltransferase: protein MPAFAALIRAVPDFPKPGVLFRDVTPLLADARGFADCIAALAEPWRGAGVQAVCGIEARGLIFGTALAQALGAGFVPLRKPGKLPPPVLAVEYQLEYGSDRLEARGDALPPGTRVLLADDVLATGGTLAAAQALVERFGAEVLGASVLIELEALRGRERWNGGRPLHALLRY, encoded by the coding sequence ATGCCCGCCTTCGCCGCCCTGATCCGTGCCGTGCCGGATTTCCCCAAGCCCGGCGTGCTGTTCCGCGACGTCACGCCGCTGCTGGCCGATGCCCGGGGCTTTGCCGATTGCATCGCCGCATTGGCCGAGCCGTGGCGCGGTGCCGGCGTGCAGGCGGTGTGCGGCATCGAGGCGCGCGGACTCATCTTCGGCACCGCACTGGCGCAGGCGCTGGGTGCCGGCTTCGTGCCGCTGCGCAAGCCGGGCAAGCTGCCGCCGCCGGTGCTGGCGGTGGAATACCAGCTGGAATACGGCAGCGACCGACTGGAGGCGCGCGGCGACGCGCTGCCGCCCGGCACGCGCGTGCTGCTGGCGGACGACGTGCTGGCCACCGGCGGCACGCTCGCCGCGGCGCAGGCGTTGGTGGAGCGTTTCGGTGCCGAGGTGCTGGGCGCCTCGGTGCTGATCGAGCTGGAAGCGCTGCGCGGGCGCGAGCGCTGGAACGGCGGACGCCCGCTGCACGCGTTGCTCCGCTACTGA
- a CDS encoding diguanylate cyclase gives MSTRDEGLRLASLIHRLRTLGLALGMLPVAAVLYRQQAPVWEWLLLAANGLLWPHLAWLYAVRGARPAKREHANLLTDAAMLGAWIAAMHFALLPSVLLVAMMCMDRVGAGGWRLLGKALLVGFAGCALVAWITGAAYQPESDMLGMLACLPMLGIYPIWLSTLAFRQGQRIRQQNRLLEQLNRTDTLTGIANRTHWMDTAALEMHRYLRNQRPASLILLDLDGFKQVNDTRGHAAGDAVLRQLANVLRENLRSVDTPGRLGGDEFGIVLPETDLDHARDVAERIRAQVERLGRAGEDATPYTLSLGVAQVGPRHANVEAWVRQADVALYLAKAQGRNRVCTSSPEAVAP, from the coding sequence ATGAGCACACGCGATGAAGGCTTGCGGCTCGCCAGCCTGATTCATCGTCTGCGCACGCTGGGGCTGGCGCTGGGCATGCTGCCGGTGGCCGCCGTGCTGTACCGCCAGCAGGCGCCGGTCTGGGAGTGGCTGCTGCTCGCCGCGAACGGACTGCTCTGGCCGCATCTGGCCTGGCTGTACGCGGTGCGCGGCGCCAGGCCGGCCAAGCGTGAGCACGCCAACCTGTTGACCGACGCCGCGATGCTGGGCGCCTGGATCGCAGCGATGCATTTCGCCCTGCTGCCCAGCGTGCTGCTGGTCGCGATGATGTGCATGGACCGGGTCGGCGCCGGCGGCTGGCGGCTGCTGGGCAAGGCCTTGCTGGTGGGCTTCGCCGGTTGCGCACTGGTGGCCTGGATCACCGGCGCGGCCTACCAGCCGGAAAGCGACATGCTGGGCATGCTCGCCTGCCTGCCGATGCTCGGCATCTATCCGATCTGGCTGAGCACGCTGGCGTTCCGGCAGGGGCAGCGGATCCGCCAGCAAAACCGCCTGCTGGAGCAGCTCAACCGCACCGACACGCTCACCGGCATCGCCAACCGCACGCACTGGATGGATACCGCCGCGCTGGAGATGCACCGCTACCTGCGCAACCAGCGGCCGGCTTCGCTGATCCTGCTCGACCTCGACGGCTTCAAGCAGGTCAACGATACCCGCGGCCACGCCGCCGGCGACGCCGTGCTGCGGCAACTGGCCAACGTGCTGCGCGAAAACCTGCGCAGCGTGGATACGCCCGGCCGCCTCGGCGGCGACGAGTTCGGCATCGTGCTGCCGGAAACCGACCTGGACCATGCGCGCGACGTGGCCGAGCGCATCCGCGCGCAGGTGGAGCGCCTGGGCCGCGCCGGCGAGGACGCGACGCCGTACACGCTCAGCCTCGGCGTGGCGCAGGTCGGGCCGCGGCATGCCAACGTGGAGGCCTGGGTTCGCCAGGCCGACGTGGCGCTGTACCTGGCCAAGGCGCAGGGCCGCAACCGCGTGTGCACCAGCTCGCCCGAGGCGGTGGCGCCCTGA
- a CDS encoding tail fiber protein: MSEFYIGQIMMTGFGFAQRGFALCNGQLLPVQQNAALFSLLGVQYGGNGTTNFQLPNLQGRTPAGAGASADPAWQPAPYTIGEVDGAESVTLIGQQLPAHSHLANATTATGNAKSPTGALLGTSNSSSIPVFAAGGSNTVPLYPATIGMTGGSGAHDNMQPYRVINFNIALTGIYPSRS; the protein is encoded by the coding sequence ATGTCGGAGTTTTATATCGGCCAGATCATGATGACCGGCTTCGGGTTTGCGCAACGCGGCTTTGCGCTGTGCAATGGGCAGCTCCTGCCCGTTCAACAGAATGCAGCGCTGTTCTCGCTGCTCGGCGTTCAATACGGCGGCAACGGCACCACCAACTTCCAGTTGCCCAACCTGCAGGGACGCACCCCTGCCGGCGCCGGCGCCTCGGCGGATCCGGCGTGGCAGCCGGCTCCCTATACGATCGGGGAAGTGGATGGCGCGGAATCGGTCACACTCATCGGTCAACAGCTGCCCGCGCATTCCCACCTGGCCAACGCCACTACTGCGACCGGCAACGCCAAGAGCCCGACAGGCGCGCTCCTGGGCACCAGCAACAGCAGCAGCATTCCCGTATTTGCAGCCGGAGGCAGCAACACCGTACCGCTCTATCCGGCAACCATCGGCATGACGGGAGGGTCCGGCGCGCACGACAACATGCAGCCGTATCGTGTCATCAATTTCAACATCGCGCTCACCGGCATCTACCCATCGCGCAGTTGA
- a CDS encoding tail fiber protein, with protein sequence MTTPFIGEVQIFGFNFAPVGWALCNGATVSISQYSTLYSLLGTAYGGNGTSTFQLPNLTTRAPCSQGTGLGLSQRVIGESFGEAAHTLISNEMPMHNHTAQGFAGTGTRSPQPAANAALIGSGLFEVYNNNQPPNTTLLPTTLGTYGGSQPHENRQPLLAVNFCIALEGVYPAFS encoded by the coding sequence ATGACCACACCTTTCATCGGCGAAGTACAGATCTTCGGTTTCAACTTTGCGCCAGTCGGCTGGGCCCTGTGCAACGGCGCGACCGTGAGCATCTCGCAGTATTCGACGCTTTATTCCCTGCTCGGCACTGCCTACGGCGGCAACGGCACCAGCACGTTCCAGTTGCCCAACCTCACCACGCGCGCGCCCTGCAGCCAGGGCACGGGGCTTGGGCTATCCCAGCGCGTCATCGGCGAGTCGTTCGGCGAAGCGGCGCATACGCTGATTTCCAACGAAATGCCCATGCATAACCATACAGCGCAAGGCTTTGCCGGTACCGGCACGCGTTCGCCGCAACCCGCCGCCAATGCGGCATTGATCGGCTCGGGCCTCTTCGAGGTCTACAACAACAACCAGCCGCCGAATACCACGCTACTGCCCACGACCCTGGGCACATACGGCGGCAGCCAACCGCATGAGAATCGCCAGCCCTTGCTCGCGGTGAACTTTTGCATCGCCCTGGAGGGCGTATACCCTGCGTTTTCCTGA